From the genome of Gemmatimonadaceae bacterium, one region includes:
- a CDS encoding methyl-accepting chemotaxis protein produces MKLSLGELGTIGGRLWGGFGILVALLVMAGAMARSSMSTLADNMTATLSGVQEESRLAAQLSADVAQTIEAGAQYLESRDTTSERVFRDEGWAAHAIQRQMNDRPGQTATEIGVLATIDARLSDLEIKYTLAHRLADLGRTAEAHQEAASARAVVDPLLANINRLAQLKSQKVATAAASLASDTKRRANLLLVLIGLAVVIGVTVVVVTVGSVSRPLSALVGHAERLSRGDLTARNTAQMPGEFRILADAMNRTGDSLSRVVAAAARTAESVSSSAHQLSSVSEEIAVSASHMANAMSEVSHGAETQVYQLHAVDETLTTVRNASGQVKARADEVQTLASDIERSATEKRAEIERALGILADVKNGVEQAAGEVAALSAAAADITRFVHSVSQIAEQTNLLALNAAIEAARAGDAGRGFAVVADEVRKLAEQSQKAAQDVVQMTSLVTTRVSSSARAMETGASRVGEIERLSREIDQALLVIGTAAAKTKVAASGVSAAAEQNAGAVASAIAGLDTIGKTAENHAAAAEEVNASTEEQSAACEEMTSSSNLLLQESVELKALVGGLKT; encoded by the coding sequence ATGAAGCTGTCGCTCGGCGAGCTGGGCACGATCGGCGGCCGCCTCTGGGGTGGTTTCGGCATTCTCGTCGCACTGCTCGTCATGGCCGGCGCCATGGCCCGCAGCTCGATGTCCACCCTGGCCGACAACATGACCGCCACGCTCTCCGGCGTGCAGGAAGAATCGCGGCTGGCCGCGCAACTCTCGGCCGACGTCGCGCAGACGATCGAGGCCGGCGCCCAATATCTGGAGAGCCGCGACACGACGTCGGAGCGGGTGTTCCGCGACGAGGGCTGGGCGGCGCACGCCATCCAGCGCCAGATGAACGACCGCCCGGGACAGACCGCAACGGAGATCGGCGTGCTCGCGACGATCGATGCGCGATTGTCGGACCTCGAGATCAAGTACACCCTGGCGCACCGCCTGGCCGACCTCGGCCGCACCGCCGAGGCGCATCAGGAGGCCGCAAGCGCCCGTGCCGTCGTCGACCCCCTGCTCGCCAACATCAATCGCCTCGCCCAACTCAAGTCACAGAAGGTTGCCACCGCCGCGGCCTCACTCGCATCCGACACCAAGCGCCGGGCGAACCTGCTGCTCGTGCTCATCGGTCTGGCCGTGGTCATCGGCGTCACGGTGGTCGTGGTCACGGTGGGATCGGTGAGCCGCCCCCTCTCGGCACTGGTGGGCCACGCCGAGCGGCTGAGCCGCGGAGACCTCACGGCGCGCAACACCGCCCAGATGCCAGGCGAATTCCGTATTCTCGCCGACGCCATGAACCGCACCGGCGATTCGCTGTCGCGCGTCGTCGCGGCGGCCGCCCGCACCGCCGAGAGCGTGTCCAGTTCGGCGCACCAACTCTCGTCGGTTTCTGAGGAGATCGCGGTGTCGGCGAGCCACATGGCCAACGCCATGTCGGAGGTGTCGCACGGTGCCGAGACCCAGGTGTACCAGCTCCACGCCGTGGACGAGACCCTCACCACCGTGCGCAACGCGTCGGGTCAGGTCAAGGCTCGCGCCGATGAGGTGCAGACGCTGGCGAGCGACATCGAACGCTCGGCCACCGAGAAGCGCGCCGAGATCGAACGCGCCCTGGGCATCCTGGCCGACGTGAAGAACGGCGTGGAACAGGCCGCCGGCGAGGTCGCGGCGCTCAGCGCCGCCGCGGCCGACATCACACGGTTCGTGCACTCGGTGAGTCAGATCGCCGAGCAGACCAACCTGCTGGCGCTCAACGCGGCGATCGAAGCGGCACGCGCCGGCGACGCCGGCCGCGGCTTCGCCGTGGTGGCCGACGAGGTGCGCAAGCTCGCCGAGCAGTCACAGAAAGCGGCGCAGGACGTGGTCCAGATGACGAGCCTGGTCACGACGCGCGTCTCGTCGAGCGCCCGCGCCATGGAAACGGGCGCCTCCCGGGTGGGCGAGATCGAGCGCTTGTCGCGCGAGATCGACCAGGCGCTGCTCGTGATCGGCACCGCTGCCGCAAAGACCAAGGTCGCCGCCAGCGGCGTGTCGGCCGCCGCCGAGCAGAACGCCGGCGCCGTAGCCAGCGCCATCGCCGGGCTCGACACGATCGGCAAGACCGCCGAGAACCACGCCGCCGCCGCCGAGGAGGTGAACGCCTCCACCGAAGAGCAGAGCGCGGCGTGCGAGGAGATGACCTCGTCGAGTAACCTGTTGCTGCAGGAGAGCGTGGAGCTCAAAGCACTGGTGGGCGGATTGAAGACTTGA
- the queC gene encoding 7-cyano-7-deazaguanine synthase QueC, translated as MSEPAKAVLLLSGGLDSTTVLAVARSKGYSVYALSFRYGQRHVHELDAARRVAAAYAVAEHVIADIDLRVFGGSALTGTEPVPKDREPAEMGAGIPITYVPARNTIFLSFALAWADVLGARRIFIGVNALDYSGYPDCRPEYIEAYERMANLATRSGVEGTAPIRISTPLIDLSKADIIRLGRSLGVDYSLTTSCYDPDALGAACGHCDACLLRLKGFAEAGVKDPARYAGG; from the coding sequence ATGAGCGAACCCGCCAAGGCGGTGCTGCTGCTGAGCGGAGGTCTCGATTCCACCACCGTGTTGGCCGTGGCCAGGTCGAAGGGCTACTCCGTGTACGCCCTCTCGTTTCGCTACGGCCAGCGCCACGTGCATGAACTCGACGCCGCGCGCCGCGTGGCTGCCGCTTACGCGGTGGCCGAGCACGTGATCGCCGACATCGACCTGCGGGTGTTCGGCGGCTCGGCGCTCACCGGAACCGAGCCGGTGCCCAAGGACCGCGAACCCGCCGAGATGGGCGCCGGCATCCCGATCACGTACGTCCCGGCGCGCAATACGATCTTCCTCTCGTTCGCCCTGGCCTGGGCCGACGTGCTCGGCGCCCGCCGGATCTTCATCGGCGTCAACGCGCTGGACTATTCCGGGTACCCGGACTGCCGCCCCGAGTACATCGAGGCGTACGAGCGCATGGCGAATCTCGCTACGCGCAGCGGCGTGGAGGGCACCGCCCCCATCCGCATCAGCACGCCGCTGATCGACCTATCAAAGGCCGACATCATTCGGCTGGGCAGGTCGTTGGGAGTCGACTACTCCCTCACCACGAGTTGCTATGATCCCGACGCACTGGGCGCGGCGTGTGGCCACTGCGACGCCTGCCTGCTGCGGCTCAAGGGATTTGCCGAAGCTGGGGTGAAGGATCCGGCGCGGTACGCCGGCGGTTGA
- a CDS encoding dienelactone hydrolase family protein encodes MAGKMVTFPINGRDGSGYLATPPLGSGPGLLVIQEWWGLVDHIKDLVDRFAAQGFVALAPDLYHGTVTKSPDDAGKLLMALNIAEAGNDMRGAAKYLLSRDDVTSRQVAALGFCMGGQLALFAACAHPDLVGAAVDFYGIHPKVDPDVTQLSGPVLAHFGKSDQSIPAAQVEAMVAKAHAAGKTFNVHWYDAGHAFFNDTRPTAYNKVAAEAAWTRTLVFLRGVFKTAQ; translated from the coding sequence ATGGCCGGCAAGATGGTCACCTTCCCGATCAACGGACGCGACGGGTCCGGGTACCTCGCCACGCCGCCGCTCGGCTCGGGGCCGGGGCTGCTCGTCATCCAGGAGTGGTGGGGCCTCGTGGACCACATCAAGGACCTCGTCGATCGGTTCGCCGCCCAGGGGTTCGTGGCGCTCGCGCCCGACCTGTATCACGGCACGGTCACCAAGAGCCCCGACGACGCCGGCAAGCTGCTCATGGCGCTCAACATCGCCGAAGCCGGCAACGACATGCGCGGCGCGGCGAAGTACCTGTTGAGCCGCGACGACGTCACCTCGCGCCAGGTCGCGGCCCTGGGCTTCTGCATGGGGGGTCAGTTGGCGCTGTTCGCGGCCTGCGCACACCCTGATCTGGTCGGCGCCGCCGTGGACTTCTACGGCATCCATCCCAAGGTGGACCCCGACGTCACACAACTCTCCGGCCCCGTGCTCGCGCATTTCGGCAAGAGCGACCAGTCGATCCCCGCCGCGCAGGTGGAGGCGATGGTCGCCAAGGCGCACGCCGCCGGCAAGACGTTCAATGTCCATTGGTACGACGCGGGGCACGCCTTCTTCAACGACACACGGCCCACGGCATACAACAAGGTCGCCGCCGAGGCGGCCTGGACGCGTACGCTCGTGTTCCTCCGCGGCGTATTCAAGACCGCCCAGTAG
- a CDS encoding ABC transporter substrate-binding protein, with product MKRLLPLFSLLLIACGGSGSGAVVRFGAAGPWDEAYGAMNRRGIELAYDQIKARPDYAQHPVEIDWQNDHADGEEATNIAHHFVTDPAVVAVIGHVNSGTEVAAAKIYDAGHLVSMATTATSPALTGISPWVFRVISSDSMNGLHMAKFAGTRLGERRAAVLYENNAYGRGLADAFRRNFTGTVLSFDPIAADSQNFEPYVSYIKGENPDLVFVAGTDASGRAFVNEVRRQKFGVTLLGGDGWTGLSVDTTSAEGVFVGAPFSAENPDPGAQKFVHEFRAKFGLTPDGNAALAYDATNLLYEALTRVGPDRAKIRDYLAGLNAASAFKGVTGNIYFGANGDPVGKTVVMTMIHNGALRVVEGSP from the coding sequence GTGAAAAGGCTCCTCCCTCTCTTCAGTCTGCTGCTGATCGCCTGCGGCGGCTCCGGCTCCGGGGCGGTCGTGCGGTTCGGAGCGGCCGGTCCGTGGGATGAGGCGTACGGTGCGATGAACCGGCGCGGCATCGAACTCGCCTACGACCAGATCAAGGCACGCCCTGACTACGCCCAGCATCCCGTCGAGATCGATTGGCAGAACGACCACGCGGACGGCGAGGAAGCCACGAACATCGCCCACCATTTCGTGACCGATCCCGCTGTCGTCGCCGTGATCGGCCACGTGAATTCCGGCACCGAAGTCGCCGCGGCCAAGATCTACGACGCCGGCCACCTGGTCTCGATGGCCACCACGGCCACGTCGCCCGCGCTCACCGGCATCTCACCCTGGGTGTTCCGCGTGATCTCGAGCGACTCGATGAACGGGTTGCACATGGCCAAGTTCGCGGGCACGCGCCTGGGCGAGCGTCGCGCCGCCGTGCTCTACGAGAACAACGCCTACGGGCGCGGTCTCGCCGATGCGTTCCGCCGGAACTTCACGGGGACCGTCCTCAGCTTCGACCCGATCGCCGCCGATTCCCAGAACTTCGAGCCGTACGTGTCGTACATCAAAGGCGAGAATCCGGATCTCGTCTTCGTGGCCGGCACCGACGCGTCGGGCCGCGCCTTCGTGAACGAAGTGCGCCGCCAGAAGTTCGGCGTGACGCTGCTCGGCGGCGACGGATGGACCGGGCTGTCCGTGGACACGACGAGCGCCGAAGGCGTGTTCGTGGGCGCGCCGTTCAGCGCCGAGAACCCCGATCCGGGAGCGCAGAAGTTCGTGCACGAGTTCCGCGCCAAGTTCGGCCTCACCCCCGACGGCAACGCGGCGCTCGCCTACGACGCCACGAACCTGCTCTACGAGGCGCTCACCCGGGTGGGCCCCGACCGCGCCAAAATCCGTGATTATCTCGCTGGACTGAACGCGGCGTCGGCATTCAAGGGCGTCACCGGCAATATCTACTTCGGGGCCAACGGCGATCCGGTGGGCAAGACGGTGGTGATGACCATGATCCACAATGGAGCGCTCCGAGTGGTGGAGGGCTCGCCATGA
- the queE gene encoding 7-carboxy-7-deazaguanine synthase — protein MYTVREIFYTLQGEGFHAGRPAVFCRFSGCNLWSGREADRTAAICKFCDTEFVGVGPDGGRFETPDALASAVAARWPRTAAARGRPYVVCTGGEPLLQLDAPLVDALHARGFEVAVETNGTLLAPPGIDWVCVSPKADAPLVLTHGDELKLVYPQAGGEPDRYAALDFAHFSLQPMDGPHLEGNTRAALAYSLAHPQWRLSLQTHKALGIR, from the coding sequence GTGTACACCGTCCGCGAAATCTTCTACACCCTGCAGGGCGAGGGCTTCCACGCCGGCCGCCCCGCCGTGTTCTGCCGGTTCAGCGGCTGCAATCTCTGGTCGGGGCGCGAGGCCGACCGCACCGCCGCGATATGTAAGTTCTGCGACACCGAGTTCGTGGGCGTCGGGCCCGACGGTGGGCGGTTCGAGACGCCCGACGCCCTGGCTAGCGCCGTCGCCGCCCGGTGGCCGCGGACTGCGGCCGCACGCGGGCGCCCCTACGTGGTATGCACCGGAGGGGAGCCGCTGCTCCAGCTCGATGCCCCGCTCGTCGACGCCCTGCACGCCCGCGGCTTCGAGGTCGCGGTGGAGACCAACGGCACGCTGCTCGCGCCGCCCGGGATCGACTGGGTGTGCGTGAGCCCCAAAGCCGACGCCCCCCTCGTGCTCACGCACGGTGACGAACTCAAACTCGTGTATCCGCAGGCCGGCGGCGAACCCGACCGTTACGCGGCACTCGACTTCGCGCACTTCTCGCTGCAGCCGATGGACGGGCCGCACCTCGAGGGCAACACGCGGGCGGCACTCGCCTACTCCCTCGCGCACCCGCAGTGGCGGCTGAGCCTCCAGACACACAAAGCGCTGGGCATCCGGTAG
- a CDS encoding agmatine deiminase family protein has product MPTPRSSSATSVRKRTTPTSQRRFPAEWEPHVATWIAWPHHEPDWPGKLEAVHWVYAEIARVLAACEPVEILCHNENVRARARAFLAAHGVTANVRLHLVPTDRVWLRDSAPTSVVRPDGSAEWMNWAFNAWAKYDNFSRDRKVGAAIARLSGVPRTAATRPDGAPMVLEGGAIDTDGRGTLLVTEECLLSDVQARNPGMTRAAYERAFAEWLGIRKTIWLGEGCVGDDTHGHVDDVARFAAHDVVLLAYEEDPSDDNHLRSVDNLKRLEAAGGRKGDFTVIKMPYPRPVMMDGVRLPASYANFYIANDVVIVPTFNDPNDRVALNILAEIFPAHRVVGIHAVDLVWGLGTLHCLTQQQVRGR; this is encoded by the coding sequence ATGCCTACGCCCCGATCCTCCAGCGCTACCTCGGTTCGTAAACGCACCACGCCCACCTCGCAGCGCCGGTTCCCCGCCGAGTGGGAGCCGCACGTCGCAACGTGGATCGCGTGGCCGCATCACGAGCCCGACTGGCCCGGCAAGCTCGAGGCGGTGCACTGGGTGTACGCCGAGATCGCGCGCGTACTGGCGGCGTGCGAGCCAGTGGAGATCCTGTGCCACAACGAAAACGTGCGCGCACGGGCGCGGGCCTTTCTGGCGGCACACGGGGTCACCGCCAACGTCCGGCTGCACCTGGTGCCCACCGACCGCGTGTGGCTGCGCGACTCCGCTCCCACGTCGGTCGTCCGGCCGGACGGCAGCGCCGAGTGGATGAACTGGGCGTTCAACGCCTGGGCGAAATACGACAACTTCTCCCGCGACCGCAAAGTGGGAGCGGCCATCGCGCGCCTCTCGGGCGTGCCCCGCACGGCGGCCACGCGCCCCGACGGCGCACCGATGGTGCTCGAGGGCGGCGCTATCGATACCGACGGCCGCGGGACGCTGCTCGTGACCGAGGAGTGCCTGCTCTCCGACGTGCAGGCGCGCAATCCGGGAATGACGCGCGCCGCGTACGAACGGGCATTCGCCGAGTGGCTGGGCATTCGCAAGACGATCTGGCTGGGTGAGGGGTGCGTGGGGGACGACACCCATGGGCACGTGGACGACGTGGCGCGGTTCGCCGCCCACGACGTGGTCCTGCTCGCCTACGAGGAAGACCCATCCGACGATAACCACCTCCGCTCCGTGGACAACTTGAAGCGGCTCGAGGCGGCGGGCGGCAGGAAGGGCGACTTCACCGTCATCAAGATGCCGTACCCGCGCCCGGTGATGATGGACGGCGTGCGGCTGCCGGCGAGCTACGCCAACTTCTACATTGCCAATGACGTCGTGATCGTCCCCACCTTCAATGACCCCAACGATCGCGTCGCGCTCAACATTCTCGCCGAGATCTTTCCCGCTCATCGCGTGGTCGGCATCCACGCCGTCGATCTGGTGTGGGGTCTCGGCACGCTGCATTGCCTCACGCAACAGCAGGTGCGCGGCAGGTAG
- a CDS encoding M28 family peptidase codes for MTPPPILRRVCAMLVLPAALAAQEQQLPLKHKPQPTTAAISASDLMTRLYIFSDDSMQGRETGTVGHLKSTAYIAGQVKALGLKPAGDHGTYFQNLPVFQRSLDPASTIAVAGTRLKAFTDFVVSPGRGGDPRSIDGAQVIFGGEQGDTVAQLTADQVRGRLVVLTARPGGRGRGRGFGGFGRGRGGANPLADAAGIATVETGEAWDAAVKAARPRAGNVIFKNPDAAPLPEQAATLTIDEHAAEVLLGMPVARATKGALGATVKGNPKFDEKPAPARNVVAILPGSDPSLRGEYVAIGAHNDHIGIRQGPPVDHDSLHLYNAARYAITGMLARGQRPTAEQQQALDNIHLNLDSVRRLRPIRRDSIDNGADDDGSGSVTVLELAEAFAKGRIKPRRSIIFVWHVGEEKGLWGSEWFTDHPTVARDSIVAQLNIDMDGRGDASDLPVGGPTYLQLVGSHRLSTELGDLVESVNKTEKMPFAFDYRYDAPGQADNIYCRSDHYNYARYGIPITFFTTGLHGDYHQVTDEPEYIDYDHMARVSQLVFDVAVKVADLNHRVVVDQPKPADPHARCVNNGAPLATGN; via the coding sequence GTGACCCCCCCTCCTATCCTCCGGCGCGTGTGCGCCATGCTCGTCCTGCCCGCCGCGCTCGCGGCCCAGGAGCAGCAGCTTCCGCTCAAGCACAAGCCACAGCCGACCACGGCCGCCATCTCGGCCAGCGATCTCATGACGCGGCTGTACATCTTTTCCGACGACTCCATGCAGGGCCGCGAGACCGGCACCGTCGGGCACCTCAAGTCGACGGCTTACATCGCGGGCCAGGTCAAGGCGCTCGGCCTCAAGCCGGCGGGTGACCACGGCACGTATTTCCAGAATCTGCCTGTGTTCCAGCGGTCCCTCGATCCGGCCTCGACGATCGCGGTGGCAGGCACGCGGCTCAAGGCGTTCACGGACTTCGTGGTCAGTCCCGGACGCGGCGGTGATCCGCGCTCCATCGATGGCGCACAGGTGATCTTCGGTGGCGAACAGGGCGATACGGTGGCGCAACTCACCGCCGATCAGGTGCGCGGCAGGCTGGTCGTGCTCACGGCGCGCCCGGGCGGCCGGGGACGCGGGCGTGGTTTCGGCGGCTTCGGGCGCGGCCGCGGCGGCGCCAATCCGCTGGCCGATGCGGCCGGGATCGCGACGGTCGAGACGGGCGAAGCCTGGGACGCCGCGGTGAAAGCGGCTCGTCCGCGTGCGGGCAACGTGATCTTCAAGAATCCCGACGCCGCGCCGCTGCCGGAACAGGCGGCGACGCTCACGATCGACGAGCACGCGGCCGAGGTGCTGCTCGGCATGCCCGTGGCGCGGGCCACCAAAGGCGCGCTCGGCGCGACGGTCAAGGGCAACCCGAAGTTCGACGAGAAGCCGGCGCCGGCGCGCAACGTGGTGGCGATCTTGCCGGGCAGCGATCCGTCGCTCCGCGGGGAGTACGTGGCGATCGGCGCACATAACGACCACATCGGCATTCGCCAGGGTCCGCCGGTGGATCACGATTCGCTCCATCTGTACAACGCGGCGCGGTACGCCATCACCGGCATGCTCGCTCGCGGCCAGCGGCCAACTGCCGAGCAGCAGCAGGCGTTGGACAACATCCACCTCAACCTCGACAGCGTCCGCAGGCTGCGGCCCATTCGCCGCGATTCCATCGACAACGGCGCCGACGACGACGGATCGGGCTCCGTGACGGTGCTGGAACTCGCCGAGGCGTTCGCCAAGGGCAGGATCAAGCCCAGGCGGTCGATCATCTTCGTCTGGCACGTGGGCGAGGAGAAGGGGCTGTGGGGTTCTGAGTGGTTCACCGATCATCCCACCGTGGCGCGCGATTCGATCGTGGCGCAGCTGAACATCGACATGGACGGTCGCGGCGACGCCAGCGACCTGCCGGTGGGCGGCCCAACGTATCTGCAGCTCGTCGGATCGCACCGGCTGTCCACCGAACTCGGCGATCTCGTCGAGTCGGTGAACAAGACGGAGAAGATGCCGTTCGCGTTCGACTACCGGTACGATGCACCGGGCCAGGCCGACAACATCTACTGCCGCAGCGACCATTACAACTATGCCCGCTACGGCATTCCGATCACGTTCTTCACCACGGGCCTTCACGGCGACTACCACCAGGTGACCGACGAGCCGGAGTACATCGACTACGATCACATGGCGCGCGTGTCGCAGCTGGTGTTCGATGTGGCGGTGAAGGTGGCGGACCTGAACCATCGCGTGGTAGTGGACCAGCCCAAACCGGCCGATCCGCACGCGCGGTGCGTGAACAACGGGGCGCCGCTGGCGACTGGGAACTGA
- a CDS encoding aminotransferase class I/II-fold pyridoxal phosphate-dependent enzyme codes for MHIETTAVHAGHAPDPATGAVTPAIQLSTTFERAPDGGLPSGYLYTRNDNPNRHALETCLAALEGGVDAACFASGSAAAMALCQALETGARVVAPDDAYYGTIKLMRELFARWGLELTLVNMTDLAAVRRSVDSRTRLLWVETPSNPLVRVVDITALAELGRAAGAHVVVDNTWATPVLQRPLELGAHIALHSATKYLGGHSDVLGGALVTAQADGFWERVRTVQATGGAVPSPFDCWLTLRGIRTLPWRMRAMTENAGRIAGWLAHQSAVSAVHYPGLPSHHAYALAARQMSAPGAMLSFEVAGGREAAARVIGAVRLITRATSLGGTESLIEHRILVEPPDTKTPPGLLRLSVGLEHADDLIADLDAALTAATR; via the coding sequence ATGCACATCGAGACCACCGCTGTCCACGCGGGCCATGCCCCCGACCCCGCGACCGGCGCCGTCACGCCGGCCATCCAGCTCTCCACGACCTTCGAGCGCGCCCCCGACGGTGGCCTGCCCAGCGGCTACCTCTACACCCGCAACGACAACCCCAACCGGCACGCGCTGGAAACGTGCCTCGCGGCGCTCGAAGGGGGAGTCGATGCGGCCTGTTTCGCGTCGGGATCCGCGGCCGCCATGGCCCTCTGTCAGGCGCTGGAGACCGGCGCCCGTGTCGTGGCCCCCGACGACGCGTACTATGGCACAATCAAGCTCATGCGCGAACTGTTCGCCCGTTGGGGTCTGGAACTCACGCTCGTAAATATGACCGACCTCGCCGCCGTGCGGCGCAGCGTGGATTCGCGCACCAGACTGCTCTGGGTCGAGACCCCTTCCAATCCGCTCGTCCGCGTGGTGGACATCACCGCGCTCGCCGAACTCGGCCGCGCCGCTGGCGCCCATGTGGTAGTGGACAACACGTGGGCTACGCCGGTGCTCCAGCGCCCGCTCGAGCTGGGCGCGCACATCGCACTCCACTCGGCCACCAAGTACCTCGGCGGGCACAGTGACGTGCTCGGCGGCGCCCTCGTGACCGCGCAGGCCGACGGGTTCTGGGAGCGGGTGCGCACCGTGCAGGCCACCGGGGGCGCCGTGCCGTCACCTTTCGACTGCTGGCTCACCCTGCGCGGCATCCGCACGCTCCCCTGGCGCATGCGCGCGATGACCGAGAACGCAGGGCGCATTGCTGGCTGGCTGGCGCATCAGTCCGCGGTGAGCGCCGTGCACTATCCGGGCCTGCCGTCACACCATGCGTACGCGCTGGCCGCGCGACAGATGAGCGCTCCGGGCGCCATGCTCAGCTTCGAAGTCGCAGGCGGACGAGAGGCCGCGGCCAGGGTCATCGGCGCGGTGCGTTTGATCACGCGCGCCACCAGCCTTGGCGGCACCGAGTCGCTCATCGAGCATCGCATTCTCGTGGAACCGCCCGACACCAAGACGCCGCCCGGGCTGCTCCGGCTGTCGGTTGGCCTCGAGCACGCGGATGATCTCATCGCCGACCTCGACGCCGCGCTCACCGCGGCCACGCGATAG
- a CDS encoding carbon-nitrogen hydrolase — MSRQPFTVGIIQDAAVADPKAALTAATARVRDAAARGAQIICLKELFNAPYFCKVEHAERFNIAEPIPGPTTDAMQRLARELAVVIVVPLFEKQAPGVYRNSAAVIDADGSLLGVYRKMHIPDDPLYLEKYYFTPGDGTPDATLDARVAAQATGFKVWKTRYANVGVLICWDQWYPEAARITALLGADVLFYPTAIGWHPAEKAEFGATQVDAWRTAQRAHAIANGVYVASPNRVGFEAEPGTAGLEFFGHSFISDPFGRLVADAGTDPAVLIATCDPTLIEETRRNWPFLRDRRIDAYAPILQRYLGS; from the coding sequence ATGAGTAGGCAGCCTTTCACCGTGGGCATCATCCAGGACGCAGCAGTCGCTGATCCCAAGGCGGCGTTGACCGCGGCCACGGCGCGCGTCCGCGATGCGGCTGCGCGCGGAGCGCAGATCATCTGCCTCAAGGAACTCTTCAACGCGCCCTACTTCTGCAAGGTCGAGCACGCCGAGCGATTCAACATCGCCGAGCCGATTCCGGGCCCGACCACCGACGCGATGCAGCGCCTGGCCCGGGAGCTGGCGGTCGTTATCGTGGTGCCACTGTTCGAGAAGCAGGCGCCCGGGGTGTACCGCAACTCGGCGGCCGTTATCGACGCCGACGGATCGCTGCTCGGGGTGTATCGCAAGATGCACATTCCCGACGACCCGCTCTATCTGGAGAAGTACTACTTCACACCCGGTGATGGCACACCCGATGCGACGCTCGATGCGCGCGTGGCGGCGCAGGCCACGGGCTTCAAGGTCTGGAAGACGCGCTACGCCAACGTCGGCGTGCTCATCTGCTGGGACCAGTGGTACCCCGAGGCGGCCCGCATCACCGCGCTGCTCGGGGCGGACGTGCTGTTCTATCCCACCGCGATCGGCTGGCATCCGGCCGAGAAGGCCGAGTTCGGCGCGACGCAGGTAGATGCGTGGCGCACCGCGCAGCGCGCGCACGCCATCGCCAATGGCGTGTACGTCGCGTCGCCCAACCGCGTGGGCTTCGAAGCGGAGCCTGGCACCGCGGGTCTCGAGTTCTTCGGGCATTCATTCATCAGCGACCCCTTCGGTCGCCTCGTCGCCGACGCCGGTACGGACCCTGCGGTGTTGATTGCGACGTGCGATCCCACACTGATCGAGGAAACGCGCCGCAACTGGCCGTTTCTCCGCGACCGCCGCATCGATGCCTACGCCCCGATCCTCCAGCGCTACCTCGGTTCGTAA
- a CDS encoding C40 family peptidase — translation MRIHLAPSTRSTRALRAASLALAAALLWVPAVRAQDPEPVAASRTSIAVPGSKLSHLLDAAATTDGPKPFARFTASADAMRDSIVALARAQIGTPYVRGGASPERGFDCSGLVKYVLGLLDISAPRTARLQARIGEAVPRDTSELRPGDLLTFGRSKQGASHVAIYVGDGRYVHASVTAGRVIETTFDRRNEALVRVWRGVRRIFEPVADSVKKGEG, via the coding sequence ATGCGCATCCACCTCGCTCCGTCCACTCGCTCCACGCGCGCGCTGCGTGCCGCCAGCCTCGCGCTCGCGGCCGCTCTCCTGTGGGTGCCGGCGGTGCGTGCTCAGGACCCAGAACCGGTGGCTGCGTCCCGTACCTCGATCGCGGTCCCGGGGTCCAAGCTCAGTCATCTGCTCGACGCCGCGGCGACCACCGACGGCCCCAAGCCCTTCGCCCGGTTCACCGCGTCGGCCGACGCGATGCGCGACTCGATCGTTGCCCTCGCCCGCGCCCAGATCGGCACACCCTACGTGCGCGGCGGTGCGTCGCCCGAGCGGGGCTTCGACTGCAGCGGCCTTGTGAAGTACGTGCTCGGCCTGCTCGACATCTCGGCCCCCCGCACCGCGCGGCTCCAGGCCCGCATCGGCGAGGCGGTGCCCCGCGACACCAGCGAACTCAGACCCGGCGACCTGCTCACCTTCGGCCGCTCCAAGCAGGGCGCCAGCCACGTGGCCATCTACGTGGGTGACGGCCGGTACGTCCACGCCAGCGTCACTGCCGGCCGCGTCATCGAGACCACGTTCGACCGCCGCAACGAGGCACTCGTGCGGGTATGGCGCGGCGTGCGCCGTATCTTCGAGCCCGTCGCCGACAGTGTGAAGAAGGGCGAGGGCTGA